Genomic segment of Pseudomonadota bacterium:
GCTCGTGTTCGCTGGGATCATCACCTTCCCAAATGATCGCGACCTGGTCTCCGCGCTCCTCTAGATGGCGATCGAGGCAGTTCGCCGCCGCGTTGAGCTTGCCATCCTCAAACCAGCGTATCGACACGTTGGCGGGACCGAAGGAAGTGTTCTTCACCCGCGTGTAGGGCTGCATCCAGTCCAGCCGCTTGCCCTGTTCTCCCCAGAAGGTCTCCGGGGTCTCGATGGAGCGCCGGTACATCGCCTCGTAGCTGCGCGCATTCAGTCGGTAGGTCTGTGACTGGTGCGTATCGTCGAGCTCGCTCTTGCTGGTGACCATTGTCATCATCCCCCGTTGGCCGCGTAGTGGTGTCTTGCAATCAGTGCAATGCCATGGATTGCAACCAAGTGGATCAGAGGGTGAGCATGGCGATCTATAGCTAGTTACCGAAGGTGCTTCGCATTTCGAGTCGAGCCGGGAGCGCTCGTGCCGTGGCGCACCGGTGAGCCCTAAGGGCTGCCGGACCGCCGCCCGCTGGCCGGCGCTCCGTGCTCGTGAGAGGCTTGCCGCATTGCTCGAATAGATACGCTGGGGCGCGCAGGGAGGAGCCATGGGCGGCGAAGGCGAACCTGAACAGGCAGAGCGAGCGGACGACGCTGCGGAAAACACCTACCCCTTTGTGGCACCGAGCCATCAGTTGCCGTGCTCCGCGCCGCTGGGGTGGCTAAGTCAGGGATGGAACGACTACAAGCGCGCTTGGCCTCAAAGCCTTGCCTACGGCGTGTTCATGGCCTTGGCCAGCGTGTTGGTTAGCGCCCTGTCCTGGCGCTATGGCAGTGCACTGTTCCTGCTTTCGATGCTCGGGGGCTTCGTCTTTCTCATGCCCCTGCTCTGCATCGGGCTATACGCCTTGAGTGCCCAGTTGGAGCGTGGCCAGCCGGCCTCGTTGAGAACCGCACTGCACACGTCCTTTCGGCGTCACCTAGATAACGGCCTCGTTTTTGCCCTCGTGCTGATCGTGGTGTTCCTGGTGTGGGCGAGGGTGGGAGCCGTCATGAGTATCTTTCTCCCCGAGCAGAGTGATCCGCCGCTGTCAGATTTGATCACCTACTACTCGATCGGCACCGCGGTGGGCGCGGTCTTCACGGCCGTCGCGTTTTCAGCCAGCGCCTTTTCCCTGCCGATGGTGGTGGATCGGCGCGTGGACATGATCACTGCGGTAATCACGTCCGTAAACGCCGTGCTGCGCAACAAAAAGGTGATGGTGCTTTGGCTCGGCTGTATCGTGGCGGCGCTGCTGCTGGGCGTGCTCACGGCGTTCGTGGGGCTCGCAGTGACCATGCCCGTCATTGGCCACGCAGCCTGGCACGGCTATCACGCCACGATCGATGCGAGCGGATTCCCGCGTCATCAGACCGGCGTGACGGCGAGTCCTAGAAGACCCGTCGCCCCGACGGCCTGATGGCGGGGTGCTCGTGCTAGCGGCTGGCGCGTCCGAAGCGACGGCCGATGTGGAAGCCGTAGGTGAGCGGATCGATCTCCACCGTGCCTAGGGCGGTGCCGTCGAGGGTGGCATCGGTGTCGATGTCGATCCAGCGCAAGTCAGCGCCGACAAACCACTGGTCTAACACCTGAACGTCGATACCCGCTTGTGCCGCGAAACCAAAGGACGTGCCCAGAGAGAGATCGGTGCCGTCGAGTGCGCCCTCCGTGTCTTCACCGAAGAACAGGGTCAGGTTGATGCCTGCCCCCACGTACGGCTGCACGCGGCCTTGCGGGTTGAAGTGATACTGCAGCGATAGCGTGGGGGGAAGGTGTTGCGTATCGCCTACCTGATCTCCCGTATCGGCCAGATTGATGTCGTGGCCAAAGGGCGCCGCCGCCAGCAGTTCGACGGCTAGCCTGTCAGTGACGAAGTAGGAAACGTCGAAAGTGAACTGGGTGCCCGAGTCCACGCTGACGATGTCGGAGTTGTCCGACTTTGGGTCTACGACTTTGGCCCCTGTGCGTACGTGCCAGTCGCCCGCATCTGCGTTCGTCGCCGGTGCGGCGAGGGTCAGTGCCAGGGCTGCGAGGCCTGCGGCGCTCCATCCGTTCGCGATGCTCATTTTCCACTCCTCCTAATTACCGTGTTCGCTAAGGCGGCGAGGAGCACCTTACGTTTCTCTGCACCGCAGGCGGAATCGCCGTTAGCCGTAGCCATCCCTGCGGCTAACCCCTAGGGGGATTGCGAATTCGAGCGGTATTGCGGTGCCTGCGGGTACCGCGTTTGATTGAGGGTTCATGTGCCGTGATGCTCTGCGTCGACCGATCTTGGAGAGTCGAAGATCCAT
This window contains:
- a CDS encoding acetyl-coenzyme A synthetase N-terminal domain-containing protein, giving the protein MVTSKSELDDTHQSQTYRLNARSYEAMYRRSIETPETFWGEQGKRLDWMQPYTRVKNTSFGPANVSIRWFEDGKLNAAANCLDRHLEERGDQVAIIWEGDDPSEHE
- a CDS encoding DUF2189 domain-containing protein, coding for MGGEGEPEQAERADDAAENTYPFVAPSHQLPCSAPLGWLSQGWNDYKRAWPQSLAYGVFMALASVLVSALSWRYGSALFLLSMLGGFVFLMPLLCIGLYALSAQLERGQPASLRTALHTSFRRHLDNGLVFALVLIVVFLVWARVGAVMSIFLPEQSDPPLSDLITYYSIGTAVGAVFTAVAFSASAFSLPMVVDRRVDMITAVITSVNAVLRNKKVMVLWLGCIVAALLLGVLTAFVGLAVTMPVIGHAAWHGYHATIDASGFPRHQTGVTASPRRPVAPTA
- a CDS encoding OmpW family outer membrane protein: MSIANGWSAAGLAALALTLAAPATNADAGDWHVRTGAKVVDPKSDNSDIVSVDSGTQFTFDVSYFVTDRLAVELLAAAPFGHDINLADTGDQVGDTQHLPPTLSLQYHFNPQGRVQPYVGAGINLTLFFGEDTEGALDGTDLSLGTSFGFAAQAGIDVQVLDQWFVGADLRWIDIDTDATLDGTALGTVEIDPLTYGFHIGRRFGRASR